A genomic stretch from Mycobacterium paraterrae includes:
- a CDS encoding DUF4245 domain-containing protein — protein sequence MTSQPQPSAEQPEPSAKPAKPRLLQDGRDMFWSIAPLVVACIVLAGVVGMCSFAPGGVRRGPVPAYDAAAALNADAQTLGFPVRLPRLPDGWKANSGGRGGIADGRTDPATGQKLRAVTSIVGFISPAGEYLSLTQSNADEAKLVGSIHASMYPTGTVDVDGVRWITYQGDGGVEPIWTTRLAGPGGPDQVAITGAGSADEFRTLAAATQTQPPLPAHRQEKHP from the coding sequence GTGACGTCGCAGCCACAGCCCTCGGCTGAACAGCCCGAGCCTTCGGCCAAACCGGCCAAGCCTCGGCTCCTGCAGGACGGCCGCGACATGTTCTGGTCGATCGCGCCGCTGGTAGTGGCCTGCATTGTCCTGGCCGGCGTGGTCGGGATGTGCTCGTTCGCGCCGGGTGGAGTCAGGCGCGGCCCGGTCCCGGCCTACGACGCCGCCGCCGCGCTGAACGCCGACGCCCAGACCCTCGGATTCCCGGTCCGGTTGCCGCGGCTGCCCGACGGTTGGAAAGCCAACTCCGGCGGTCGCGGCGGCATCGCTGACGGTCGCACCGACCCGGCGACCGGGCAGAAGCTGCGGGCGGTCACCTCGATCGTCGGCTTCATCAGTCCTGCAGGCGAGTACCTGAGTCTGACGCAGAGCAACGCCGACGAGGCAAAACTGGTCGGTTCCATCCACGCGTCGATGTATCCGACCGGGACCGTCGACGTCGACGGCGTCCGATGGATCACCTATCAGGGCGACGGCGGCGTCGAACCGATCTGGACGACGCGACTGGCCGGCCCGGGCGGCCCCGATCAAGTCGCGATCACCGGCGCCGGCAGCGCCGACGAGTTTCGTACGCTGGCTGCGGCCACACAGACGCAGCCTCCTTTGCCTGCACACCGACAGGAGAAGCACCCATGA
- the glpX gene encoding class II fructose-bisphosphatase, giving the protein MSRPSCRSRGLAGLAEGSGCSAEGCGCDVTARVSQLSSAKLPLGESAAMDSRPRREAPDRNLALELVRVTEAGAMAAGRWVGRGDKEGGDGAAVDAIRQLVNSVSMRGVVVIGEGEKDEAPMLYNGEHVGNGDGPECDFAVDPIDGTTLMSKGMPNAISVLAVADRGSMFDPSAVFYMNKIAVGPDAAHVLDITAPIGENIRAVAKVKGLSVPDMTVVILDRPRHAELIHDVRATGARIRLITDGDVAGAIAACRPGSGTDMLAGIGGTPEGIITAAALRCMGGEIQAQLAPKDDEERQKALDAGYDLDAVLTTRDLVSGENVFFCATGVTDGDLLKGVRYEPGGCTTQSIVMRSKSGTLRMIEGFHRLTKLNEYSAIDFTGDSSAAYPLP; this is encoded by the coding sequence ATGTCGCGGCCGTCCTGCAGGAGCCGAGGCTTGGCCGGTTTGGCCGAAGGCTCGGGCTGTTCAGCCGAGGGCTGTGGCTGCGACGTCACAGCACGAGTATCCCAGCTATCGAGCGCCAAGCTGCCTCTGGGAGAATCGGCAGCCATGGATAGTCGTCCTCGTCGCGAAGCCCCGGACCGCAACCTCGCGCTCGAACTCGTCCGGGTCACCGAGGCCGGCGCGATGGCCGCCGGCCGCTGGGTGGGTCGAGGCGACAAAGAAGGTGGTGACGGCGCCGCCGTCGACGCGATCCGCCAACTGGTGAACTCGGTGTCGATGCGTGGCGTCGTGGTGATCGGCGAAGGCGAGAAAGACGAAGCGCCGATGCTCTACAACGGCGAACACGTCGGCAACGGCGACGGCCCGGAATGCGACTTCGCCGTCGACCCGATCGACGGCACCACGCTGATGAGCAAGGGCATGCCCAACGCCATCTCGGTGCTCGCAGTGGCCGACCGCGGCTCGATGTTCGACCCGTCGGCGGTGTTCTATATGAACAAGATCGCGGTGGGACCCGACGCCGCCCACGTCCTGGACATCACCGCGCCGATCGGCGAGAACATCCGCGCCGTCGCCAAGGTCAAGGGCTTGTCCGTGCCGGACATGACGGTCGTGATCCTGGACCGGCCGCGGCACGCAGAGCTCATCCACGACGTGCGGGCCACCGGCGCGCGGATCCGGCTGATCACCGACGGCGACGTGGCCGGCGCGATCGCCGCCTGCCGACCAGGCTCAGGCACCGACATGCTGGCCGGTATCGGCGGTACCCCCGAGGGCATCATCACCGCCGCGGCGCTGCGGTGCATGGGCGGCGAGATTCAGGCGCAGCTGGCGCCCAAGGACGACGAAGAACGCCAGAAGGCGCTCGACGCCGGCTACGACCTCGACGCCGTCCTCACCACCCGCGACCTGGTATCCGGTGAGAACGTCTTCTTCTGCGCGACCGGGGTCACCGACGGCGACCTGCTCAAGGGCGTGCGCTACGAGCCGGGCGGCTGCACCACCCAGTCGATCGTGATGCGGTCGAAGTCCGGGACGCTGCGAATGATCGAGGGCTTCCACCGGCTGACCAAGCTCAACGAGTACTCCGCGATCGACTTCACCGGCGACAGCAGCGCCGCGTACCCCCTGCCGTAA